The Pithys albifrons albifrons isolate INPA30051 chromosome 1, PitAlb_v1, whole genome shotgun sequence genome contains the following window.
agtttcctttgGAAGGAGGCCATGCCTTTCCCCAGGCCACCTTGCAgactgcagagctcagctgctgtggtGTTAGGCTTGTTTTTATGAGGTCTCCAATATGTTTGCTCTCACTGTAAAAGTagcttctttcccttctttttctcatGTTCAAAAAGAAGTGGATTATTTTTAGctcatgtttctctttttgtacTTGCATGTGGCCTTTAAGTCAACATGGGAGAATTGTGCTTTTGAGGATGGATATCTCAGAAATGACAGACAAAAGACAACCAAGTGACAGTGGTTCTGCAATCCCTGCATAAAGTTCAATGCACCACATTCACAAAAGGACATAGGAACTGAAAGTAGGACTTCTGGGTAAATGGGGAACTTGGAATCTATGGCCCAAATCCCCATCATCTTCCATCTCGGGTTGGACATGTTTACTAAAAAGTTTGGCTGAAGACCCTCACATCCCAAAGGTGCCTGTAGTCCTCCAGGACAATTTCTGCCATTTAGTCTCTAGTTAAAACTGTCCTTGGCTGACAGGCCGTGTAGACCAGGATATCTGATCTGTGGTGCTTTACTGAGACTTTTACTTTGTGGTGTGGGGGACCAAGGAGGTGAGGCCATAAATCCCTGATTACACAGGCCAGGTAGCAGCACAGGGGATGGTTCTGTTATAAAGATGGGATTTcaagttcaaaaaaaaaagataaatgggTTATTTGTATAATTGGCTATGTCACTAAAATTATCAGGGACAAGATGGCCTAAAGGAAGGAGTTCTTCCTTGGCATACGGGGGTCATGCATGGACAATACACCGAGAAAATTGAAGGGCAGTTTCTGGAGGTCCCTTATCATGTACTACAAGGAATTACAGATGGTTGTCCCTCAAAAGGAGCCAGGTTGCTTTAGCACCtctgaaaaaatgaagtgtttttTATCCAGTCCAGCTtaggaatgaagaaaaaaacagcataCTGCCCAGTAATATGATTGCGAAATCAGGGGCTTTTGGGCAAGGTAAACTGTCATGTGTTAGCTTGCTTCTAAAAccaaatttgttttctgtatttctgtggggAATCAGAGGATGTTACAAGCTGAGTCATGCCATTATTGACTTTAGCAAGCACAGCACTGATATAAATAGTGAAACACTGGAGAGCCTTAAACAGAAGAAGAGATTGAGAGGTCTTCTAGCAAGGGCTGGTAGAACAAGGAGACAAAAATGAAGACAAAGATCCTTCTTTTGCTTGTGTTGCTATATGTAGCATgttcttctgcttttccagtagttccagaaaaggaaaaagaagatacGCAATTTGCTAAGGTAAAGACTACAGGCAGGActaagaaataatttattgaGATAATAAACATACTGATAAATTAGTGATGTAGAATATTTtattagaatattttattaacagttctttgtatttgaaaagaaagcCTTATGTCctaaattgtttctttttcttccctatcAGAAATACCTGGAAAACTTCTATGAttttaaagaacagaaacattCCCTTTTCAAAGCAAAGAACCTTGATCACATGGCTGAAAAAATACGAGAAATGCAGTCATTCTTTGGACTAGAAGTGACTGGGGAGCTGAACCATAAAACGCTGGACATGATGAAGCAGCCTAGGTGTGGAATACCCGATATCCGTTCATACAGCACCTTCCCACACAGCCCGAGGTGGAATAAAGAAGATGTGACATATCGGTAACTTACATTAAAGCATGTTTTACATGCTTTACCACCACTAAGCATGTTTTACATGCTTTACCTCTACACCACTGGGAAACTTTGTGAACACTAGGCAGAAGTAATGTCAACAGGTTCTTTACTCTTTATGCTTATATTTCTCTGTATAAAAAGCTCCAATCATGATGAAAGGGCCATGAATGTGGAATCTATTCAGGCTTCcaaataattaagaaaatagcaaaataagAGTTTACATTTGTTAGTTAACAGCCTACTAAATAGTATACTCAATGGATAGAAGGGATACAACTGAGAGTTtctgaaagacatgaaaaaaaactGTGAAAGCTTCAATTGTTATAtaggtaaatatttttaaaataaaaacctcaaTACACATAAATCATAATAACCACTGATTTAAATATTTGACCTTGATACAATGTGTACCAGTCATATGTGATCTGGCTGCTTTTAATTCCTTTGTCTTTATCTCACAGGATTTTGAACTACACTCCAGACATGTTACAAGCTGATGTAGAAGAAGCAATTGCAAGAGCCTTCCAGCTGTGGAGCAATGTCACCCCTTTGAGATTCACCAGGCTCTACAGTGGTCAAGCAGATATAATGATCTCCTTTGCAGCTGGATGTAAGGGAACTCGGTGGCCTGGGAATTATAGTATTTGTCACTTCTTACTAAGATGATGAAAAgcatcactttttttcccctcttattTTTAGTTCACGGTGACTTCTATTCCTTTGATGGTCCAGGAAGAACTCTAGCTCATGCCTACCCTCCCAGCAGTGGGTTAGGAGGAGATGCCCATTTTGATGAAGATGAAAACTGGACCAAATTTACTACCGATAGTGGTAGGTAACCATAAATATTGTGTTGCCTGGTTTTTATTAGATAGCATTGTGTTGAAGATCCTGTAAAGTCTCATATCATGTGGCAGTAGTTCCAATATTTACTGAGACATAAAATGTCAATGtattttagtaaaatatttctgcatattttgaTCTGGACTGCAGTCATGACAGTCCCCGGAGGTTAATACAGATAGCAATTATGGTTCCAGTGAAGGAAATGAGATTAGCATGGAATATCAGTATCGGGTAATCATGACATCATAACACAGAGAGTTTTCATCCTCAGGCAATGACCTTAAAAGTTGTAATATAACctctcaattatttttcttttccaatatAAAGTGATGCGTATCTTTAacttctggaaaggaaaaaaaatcttgagtTTATTAGTGGATGTTATTACATAAAACAGTGAAGTGTTCTGCTTTCCAGCAATGTCCAGGGATTATGTTACATGTTACTGGTCTTTATGAAGTAGTTACTAGGtaaatttcatgtattttattaatTCTAGGAATCTGACTGGATGACTAAAATGTTCTCATCTGGTTTACAGTCATTATTAAGGACAACTTGATCCTTTGTTTGTAAGAAAAATTCTTTAACATGGGGGAAAACTATTCCCAGATTGACTTCCCAGTGAGAAATAAGTGTTTATAATCCAAAACTCATTTCTTCTCAAAGATGCCAGAGAGGCTCCTACTTGGGGTATAGTTaggttttgctgttttgttaaGGCCATGAACAATATATCATGCATGAGAGGATGGCACCTCTCTCCCACTGTCatgcagaaaaattatttagtatttcttctttgtgctggattttttttaggaTACAATTTATTTCTCGTTGCTGCTCATGAGTTGGGCCACTCACTAGGTCTGGGTCACTCCAACGTTTTTGGTGCTTTGATGTATCCTATATATATGGCCAGGGATACAAGGGACTACCAGCTTCATCAGGATGATATTGATGGCATTCAAGCCCTCTATGGTAagcaagaagaaatattttctagtgAATGATGGATAAtaatttgtaattaattttaccCAACAGCTAAAATGTACTGAACTCTCTACTAAAGGAAAGATACTGTGGTTTAATTTCCTGTTACTATTTCTGGGCAAATCTCTTGGAGTTTTTGAGGCTAACAGTTTACGTCTACAAAATAGAATCTGTAGGCTGTATTCATGCCAGTTAGTCAAAAGATCCAAGAGTCTTTCTCCAATGATACCAGAGGAACAATCCATGTTTGTAGTATTAAATTCTCTTTATCTTCCTCAAAAGAGTGGTCATATGCCAAGTGCCCTACGCATTTGGCTCCATACGGTACATCCTGAAGCTCTGTAACATGAACTACTCTAATTCACCTTCCAAATCTCCACTTATCTGTTTCATAAAGGATCCCCCAGAGAATCTCCCATACTTCCAACAAAAGCTTTCCCCCCACAAGAACCAACTGAAATGACACCTTGGGAAGAACCCACTGAAATGTCACCCCGTGAAGAACCAACAGAAATTACACCCTCCAAGCCCCCATCAAGACCTGAGGACTGTGACCCTCACCTGACTTTTGATGCTATCACCACTCTTCGTGGAGAAATACTGTTCTTCAAAGGCAGGTAAGTGTTTTCATGTCTAGCAACACCTTTTTGTGAGACTCACAAAGGCAAAATGTAAAGTTCAGTTTAAAGAATTTATCTTCCACTGGCTACAAAGGAAGATACTTTTTTATGAAAGTATTAAGGCAACTTTGCTAAATTTTACTGGCTCACCTGGGCTAAGTGAGTAACATGGTTTACTGACAGATGAGTAAACTATCATACATTATCGCCCACATCTGCTAAAATTGTGCAAGGCTGAATAATTCCAGTGTCACTCCTTAGTCTGTAGCTGCTTCACATGCAGCACTGTCCACATCACAGCATCATCTGTGTGGGCCAGGTGGCTGTGGAAATTGTCTCTGGTGACTTTTTGTGTCCCTCTGACCTAGGAGTAAGCACTAGACCACTGCCCAGTAATATCTGTAAGGAATGCCTGCTGATACAGGTGTCCACTTTTTGGGCACACTCTGAGAGTGGCACTCTAGCGAGTTGTTGGCTGGGCACATCCACCCTGGCAAGGGAGAACAGAGTGTCATGCCCAGGTTTTCACCTGCTTCTTGGGTTAGTAGTTGTGCTTTGATTGAACAAGCTCCCTTTGATATTGTGGGTCTGATTCGCCTTTTAAAACATCTGATGAAGAATTGTAGCTTaaacttttaataattttcaaggAAGGGGAGGAACAAGAAtgtttaattaacatttttaacCAAACTGAGATGAACAATGCAACTGTGCCTACCTGCATGAGTCATGGTGAAGAGAAAGCTGCAATTGTCAGCACTACCACAGATATCACATATTGTCCTGGACAAGCCATTAGGATACCACTGGAGAGGTATACAGGGCCACCAGCTCTAGATGACACTGCTTGAGCCAATATGTTGAATAAAATGACCTTGAGAGGTTGCTTCCAGCCTCAACTATTCTGTGACCTCAGAGCAATGCGTAGTCAAGGGCAAATATCTCTGTGGGAGCAGGACAAAGTGAAGCACTGCAATCCCTCACTGTGAGCACTGGCTCCAGAACCTAGACAGCAGGCTTTAAAGTATGTTTCTGGGCTTCTGATATGTTAGTGACGTACAGATAATGAAGCactgttgttttcatttctctcaGCTATGTCTGGCGTAGAAGTCCATATTTCTCAGAAATTGAGCACGACACCATCTCCTCTTTCTGGCCATCACTGGTAGCTAGCTTTGATGCTGCTTATGAGGTTGACAAGACTGATCGGGTGCtattttttaaaggtatttctCTTACTTTTCCATCTGTCCTTTTTATGAGTTAATGAAGTTATAGTAATGCTGATAATGTTCATGTTATTAATAGGAACAGAAACAATATTATGCTAATATTTATACCCTTTCTAATACTACTAGCATTACTGAGGCTATTCTTAATATTTAAATCcatttgaattttgaaaatgctgttaCTCCACTAACTAATTTGCCTTCACAACAGTCCCATGCAATATGATATTACTCTTCTTTGGTCAGTGAAAGAGAAGACCATAGATGAGACAAAATTGATTGCTACATAAAgttatttaaatacattttcaaggGTGCCAGACACACCTAAAAATATGTTGACTTTAACTGTTGAGAATATAACTTAATATCTGTAAAAAGATGTCAATCCAATGGCTATGAGATACTCAAACTTATGTGTTTCCTAGAGGGTAACATTTTCAGCTGGGCATCTCGGCTCTTTGGTGGCATTTACTACCCAGAAAACTCCAGGACTTTGATGAAAAGCAGATCAGACTAACTTTTCAAGAAtccttatatttttttctgctttcctgtagATGACCAGTACTGGGCTGTCAGTGGCTACAGTATAGAGATAGGCTTTCCCAAGCCTATTCAGAACCTGGGCTTCCCCTCCAGCATCAGGAAAATTGATGCAGCTGTTCATGATCAAAACACCAAGCAAACCTATTTCTTTGTAGGCAACAAGTACTGGAGGTAAGGTTCTTTCCTCTTTTGTACAGCAGATAACcaaaatagctttttaaaatcaagttaAATCAGTATTTGTACAGTAAAGTTCATGTCCTTTTGTTGCCAGCCTTCTTGGCCAGTAAAAGCTGAAACTCAGAGGCAAttactcaaatatttttctagaaCAAAGTCTGTAACTTCTGAGATAAGCACAACATTCATTTACCTTTGTTTGCCTGTTATTATTGCCTGTTGGCCTTTGTTCATTCATTAGGAAGCAGAATGAACTTAGTATAAAAAGACAGTATGAGTAGACTTTGTAATTGtatcatgtaaaaaaaaatcaatcaagaAAGTTAAGGGAGgacattaaaatatttgcttcttAAGAAAAAGTTCAGGTAAGCAGTAATCCTGGCTTTAATAATTAATCTGTAATATTACCTTAAAAGATTGTTATTACATCAGaagtttatattttatattatggGACCACTTCACAGATTATGTtctataaaatcaaaatattaaatttgAATAATTATTTAGATTTATTGCTCAGTATAAGCCCCATGCAGCCTTATTGTCAGTCTCAGGGAACAAAAGTGAATTCTTTAGTCCAATATTCTGAATACAGCCTTACATAGGCCACTAAAGATGTAAATATTAACACAACCAGGATTTATACAGTTCTATGAGATCACAGATGCTTGCAGTTACTGGATTTTCAGCTGAAAGGAggtgtattttgtaaaaattCCATCTGGTTTTAACATGGAACATCACATGCTTATTTTGTTTCTATGCAATTTCTTTATTTAGTTTCAATGAAAATACCAAATCAATGGAAAGGGGTTATCCAAGAAAAATAGCAGCTGACTTTCAAGGGATTGGCCATACAGTTGATGCTGCCCTTCAGAAAAAtggtaaataaattaaaatgtaattaaaaataataaaccaaaacatatatctttcaaatatatatattaaatgtttgcttttatttttaatcaaccTAGAATATATCAAGTGTATAACAAAAGGTAtacaagaataaaatattaatttgccAATATTTTGCCTTTCCTATTCTAggatatttctattttttccgTGGATCAAATCAGTATGAGGTTGAcatcaagaaaaagaaactcaTCCGTACAATGAAGAGCAACAGCTGGTTTAATtgctagaaatattaaatgATGGTGCAGGGATGTATTTGTACCAGAAATGGTTTCACATGTTCCTTGATTCCAAACAGTGTTATCCAGCTGTTACTGTGCATCTGAGTCTGAAATGATTATCAATTCTAATTTAAAACTTAATGtacagttttaatttattttcttctcaaactATTTATTAATCAAGTTGGTTTTGAGTAATAAAGTGTTTTTCTCAAGTATAACAGTGTTCTTGTGTTCTGCTTCAGTCCATTGGAGGCAAGGCATCTGCCACAAGTACGTGCAAGCCTGAACAGCACCATCACCATTTTTAGTAGGGCTCAGTGTCTGTGAGGGAAAACTTAAAGTGAAGAAGTAGTAGGGCAGTTCTGGAAGACAATAAGAAATTAGTCAGGGGACAGATGAGGGAAACAAAGACACTTTGGAACAATGTGCGGGAGGCATAAGAGGTAAGAGGAGATCCTACACAACAGTGTGTAAAAGGAGTCACTGAAGCTTGGGATTCACCTGCCATGAccacacagcacaggcacagagcagtcAGGGCAGGCATGGCAACAGGTGCCTGGTAGTAGATGGGAGCATGGCAATGGGCTGAGAGGACCAgtgccccagtgctgctgtgggtggttTTAGTGCACAGTCATTGGTATAGCAGGACATGGGTGACCAAAGAGAAGAGTAGGTATCCAGTTTTGGGATGGAAATAGCATGCAGGCAGGGGTGGGAAGTGGCAGATGTAGGATCACAGGGTCACAGGGAGTCAGTGGATTTGCCCTGTTGTACTTGGGAATGGATTCAGGGCAGGCAGTCCACCTTGCAATTTCAGACAAGAAGCAACTTCTCAGAGCAAACAAGCcaaaattataagaaaaaacccagactTTTCATGTAACTACCACAGATGAATCTTCCAGAGGATGAGTGGTGAAACATCTGCTTCCTCTGGGCACCTTGTTTGGGTTCCCCTCACAGGGCAATAGCTcagtgaccttaaagatcccTTGGGGTGTAAGAAAGCTTGACTAAGTCCATCCTCTTCTTGAAGGGTTTTGATCTTGTCTCTCATCACACTGCTCTGATGATCTGATTGCACAAGGAAGTTGATCCactatttctctttctctacCACAATTggcaagggaagaaagagaggaTGGGAATGGCTGATGAGGGCAATATTCCAGTTATCACATCTCAAACCCCATTAGGCAAAGGTGACATTTGCTCCTGATCTTCTGCACAGGGCAGATCTCTGTCAAAACACACACTAACACCTGGTGCACCATCCATCAGGGCCAGAGGAAGCCACATGCCTCTCTGTGTAACCACAGACCCACTGCTACACTGTGCTAGCAGACAAGACCAAAGGAAGGCAGTGGAGATGCCTTTGGATGGGTCTTTCAGAAACCTGGTCTGGTGAAAGGAGTCCCAGTCCATTGCAGGGGATTAGGAaatagatgacctttaaagtcccttccaaacctgatcgttctatgattctgtgatcttggaATATTTCTTCTCTGTCATGTTCTCTTCCTCATGCATGCTTTGTGCTGTGCTAGATTCACTCTGAGCACTCCTAAAGCAAGGTCTAGAATGAACATATGTTAGAAACTAAGCCATAGCTTAAAAGTCAAGTAGAGACTGAACAGCTCAGCATTGCCACAAGGGCAGTGGTACATCGCTGTGAAGTCACGGACTGACAAGTGGGTGAGCTTACCCGGCAGCagtccaggcagggcagagacacAGGAAAACTGGTGTTGCCCCAACCTCTCCCAGTATCTTTCGCAATAGCTTGTGCTGTGTACAAAGCCCATCCTGAAGAAACTTCATTTTAAGGACTTTAGATGCCTCCAGGGTTAGGCAGGGTGCTTGTGAGTACTGTTTCCACATAAATAATGGTGTTAATCccctttgttttttaaaatgcctaTATACTTTGATATCCTAACTAGATGCCTTCGTATATGTGAGGGCTACCTTCAAAATTCAGGCCTTTAGGATCTGGTTGTTGGTTGAGACTTGAAAGTGATtaaggaagaacaaaaaagagCAATTCAGTGACAGTGAAGCAGAACACTGTTGATGTTTACAGTGACTCACATTATATTATTTCTCTTACATATGGTTAGTACAGTTTTCTTAGTTATGACCTCAAgtaaacagcaaaattaaaatactcCCTCCACCTCTAAGTATTAATTAGCTGAAACCCCCAGTATCCGAAAATTGAATGGTATTTACTTGGTTGTAAAGGAAAATCTAGAAAGTTTAGCCCGGAGCATAAATGGAAGACAACATAGCATGGATTTCACCTGGACAAGGAGACTGGTGTGATGTGTTAACCATGGAATTTCCATTTGTATTCCTGTTTTGATAATGTTTAAACtctgaaatgaaagaatgaTACTTTTGGTTTGGGAAAAGCAATGAAATTGTGGGCAAATGGAAAACAATTCAAATGAGATTGGAAACAGGAATGCTGGAGCTGCCTGTATACACTTAGTGGGCAAGAGATTCCTTATAAAAATGATTTTGTTATAACTCATAAATGACTGCTGGAATTAAAGGCCTCTTGGGTACCAAAAGGGGAAATTTGTCCATAAACATAATTTCAAGTACTCATCTTCTATGAATAAGACATTTCCCTGGAGCCTGAGGTCAGGTAcgcagaaaagagaaacacacaaaataacCTGTTACATCTGAAATTTTTGACAGCACAACTGTTGTCCCAGACCCAATCTCTTGCACATGAAATCTCAGGCAAAGACGCCTTAATGACTTCACTGACAAAGAGCAATGTACAAACTGACTGGAACTAGGGGGGGCCCATCAGTGAATCAGCATTACCATGCTGGAAACCAACAACTGTTATATAAAAGCCAGAAGTAGGTCACACACTCATCTTTTTCAGCAATACAATATTTTTGAGGCTAATTTGTTCTGCCAGGTCTGAGGGtttgcagcacagccaggaaggAGGTGCCAAAGGCACTGAGTTAAGCAATGCTAATGGCAGCACTGACTGAAGCTGcagttttgcatttcagaaGCTTCCAGTGCACAAAAGTCTCTCAGGTTTTTAGCAGGGATCCTACACTGTTACCAGACTCCAGCCTGGACAGAACACAAGGACACATAAAGCAGAAGAGTGGGGTAGTTTCAAGGTTCATGTAGTCAAGCCCTTGGCTTTGCAGCACAAGCCAACCTAATTACGTCCTGTTGAGGCTCTATAAgatgttcttttgctttcctctgtaCTCCAGTAGGcattagttttaaaattaataaactgTGTATTAACAATAACCTTGtcaaaaagaagcaaattttaactttttgcCAGTGTTACATCTTTCTTTGGTACAGCTATCAGGGGCTGGGCTTATGGGAATGCATCCAAGGCAGAAGACTGACTCCAGAAGAGGGAGAGACAAAAGCAATCTTAGGAGCTTACCCAGCTACTTTACATGGTGAAAAGAAGGAGAACATAGCAATTTTCACACTGACTTCTTCAAGCCAAAACAAGAGATTGTCATTCTATATTGTATTGCTTCCTGATTAAGTCACCTCAAAGGACAACATCAAAGAAGATCTCTGTGGTCATATAATTTCCTTCATAAAGTATATTCTAGGTTGTTGATCTCTTGAAGTCAATGGTGAATAGTttcaagaaaaatgagaaagagtTTGATGGAGCAGCAAAAGTGTGTATTTGAGAAGGCTGGTAATCAGAAAACTGTATACATTTAATCAGTATCTTCTAAGACAGTTTTGATGGCTTCTAATGGCCATCCCATTAGAGAGAAATATGAGTGAGGAAAATTTATCAAGTACTGCAGGCTGGAAAGCTACTTCTTTCTTCTAGTACACATGGAGACAAtatgggaagagaaaaatgttggAAAGTTATAGTGGAGCTGTAAGTCACAGAAGCTATTTCTGCAGAGAGATAT
Protein-coding sequences here:
- the LOC139679537 gene encoding stromelysin-1-like, whose translation is MKTKILLLLVLLYVACSSAFPVVPEKEKEDTQFAKKYLENFYDFKEQKHSLFKAKNLDHMAEKIREMQSFFGLEVTGELNHKTLDMMKQPRCGIPDIRSYSTFPHSPRWNKEDVTYRILNYTPDMLQADVEEAIARAFQLWSNVTPLRFTRLYSGQADIMISFAAGFHGDFYSFDGPGRTLAHAYPPSSGLGGDAHFDEDENWTKFTTDSGYNLFLVAAHELGHSLGLGHSNVFGALMYPIYMARDTRDYQLHQDDIDGIQALYGSPRESPILPTKAFPPQEPTEMTPWEEPTEMSPREEPTEITPSKPPSRPEDCDPHLTFDAITTLRGEILFFKGSYVWRRSPYFSEIEHDTISSFWPSLVASFDAAYEVDKTDRVLFFKDDQYWAVSGYSIEIGFPKPIQNLGFPSSIRKIDAAVHDQNTKQTYFFVGNKYWSFNENTKSMERGYPRKIAADFQGIGHTVDAALQKNGYFYFFRGSNQYEVDIKKKKLIRTMKSNSWFNC